From Curtobacterium sp. SGAir0471, the proteins below share one genomic window:
- a CDS encoding glucose PTS transporter subunit EIIB — MRNEEETMADITAADIIAALGGADNIDEVEGCITRLRVEVEDGDLVDKAALQAAGAQAVVGGGTGWQVIVGPVADNLAQDINDAIDDES, encoded by the coding sequence ATCCGCAACGAGGAGGAAACGATGGCCGACATCACGGCAGCCGACATCATCGCCGCACTGGGTGGCGCCGACAACATCGACGAGGTGGAGGGCTGCATCACGCGCCTCCGCGTCGAGGTCGAGGACGGCGACCTCGTGGACAAGGCCGCCCTGCAGGCCGCGGGCGCGCAGGCCGTCGTCGGCGGTGGCACCGGGTGGCAGGTCATCGTCGGCCCGGTCGCCGACAACCTGGCGCAGGACATCAACGACGCGATCGACGACGAGTCGTGA
- a CDS encoding PTS sugar transporter subunit IIA: MTAVRTPFAGPVVALADVPDPVFAGQLVGAGVAVDPTGIEGTVTAVAPVDGSIVKLHPHAFALQGSAGTDVLVHVGIDTVKLHGEGFELLATEGDPVHAGDPVVRFTPSVIEAAGYSPVCPVVVLGSTPDSVEQSTVGTTLPEGATLFTV, translated from the coding sequence GTGACGGCGGTCCGGACCCCGTTCGCGGGCCCGGTCGTCGCACTCGCCGACGTGCCGGACCCGGTGTTCGCCGGGCAGCTCGTCGGCGCCGGCGTCGCGGTCGACCCCACGGGCATCGAGGGGACGGTCACGGCGGTCGCGCCGGTCGACGGCTCGATCGTGAAGCTGCACCCGCACGCGTTCGCGCTGCAGGGCTCCGCGGGGACCGACGTCCTGGTGCACGTCGGCATCGACACCGTGAAGCTCCACGGCGAGGGCTTCGAGCTGCTCGCGACCGAAGGCGACCCGGTGCACGCGGGGGACCCCGTCGTGCGGTTCACCCCGAGCGTCATCGAGGCCGCCGGCTACTCGCCCGTGTGCCCGGTCGTCGTGCTCGGCAGCACGCCGGACTCGGTCGAGCAGTCGACGGTCGGCACGACGCTGCCCGAGGGCGCCACGCTCTTCACCGTCTGA